Within the Maridesulfovibrio zosterae DSM 11974 genome, the region TGCAGGAGGATAGAACTGGGCAATATAGAGTTTGGCTATCAATTCGTAGATGCGCCTTTCATCCTGACCTAGTTTATCCAGATCCGGAACATTCATGGTTGGGATGATGGCGTGGTGAGCGGTGACTTTTTTGGAGTTGAAGGCTTTAGATTTAAGCGTCGGGGTAGCGTGTTCGGCCATATCGCCAAAAGCCGGCTTAAGAGCCTGCAAAAGTTCCGGTGCTTCAGCGTGACGGTCATTATTGAGATAGCGGCAGTCACTGCGGTTGTATGTGATGGCTTTGTGCTGATCACGTAGTCGCTGGGTAATTTCAAGCACTTTTTTGGGTTTGTAATTCCAGATTCCAGCTGCATCAGCCTGAAGAGCCAGCAGGTTGTATGGTAGAGGAGAAGTGTTTTTGCGTTCAGCAGTTTCTACAGTCAAAACGGTTGCCGGCTTACCTTGCACCTCGTTGACAATTTTACGCGCAAATACTGCATCTATGATGCGGTTTTTGTCGTCGATTGGATCTCCTTCTTTTGGAGTGTAATCAGCAGATATTGAAATTCCATTTTGCATATCAATCAGGGCCTTAATGGTATGGTAGCCCTGTTTTTCATGAGCTTCATGTGCTCTGTCACGGGCAACAACTAAACCAAGAATGGGAGTTTGCACCCGTCCTACTGAAAGTACTCCTTCATATCCTTTCCTCTGTGCCAGTAAGCTGTAACAGCGAGTTAGGTTGTAGCCGTATCGCTGATCACAAACAGCCCGTGCAAGAGCGGACATGGACAGCCCGTGGAACTTGCTGTTGTTATCCATGTTCTCAAGGGCTTTGAGAATTGCAGAACCGTTGTTGTCGTTGATTAGCAATCTTTTGGTTGGTTTTTCCAGCAGACCAGCAAATTCGATAACTTCATCGACCAGCCGCTGACCTTCCGGGTCCGGGTCGCCGGCATTGACCAGCTCGTCAGCTTGATGGGCAAGGTCAATAATCTTTTTGAGATGATCGGCGTGTTTGCTTTCAGGGGCATAGGTGACCGGCCATTTCATAGGCAGGGAATTCAGGTCCCAGAGCTTGTAACGCTCATCGTGTTCTTCCGGATCAGTCAGCCTCAGTATATGACCCCAGAGCCATGTTATACAGTCGCCGTTTACATGAAACGCAGCTCCGGTAGGTTTTTCAGGACCTCCCATCGCAGTAGATATGGCGAGTGCTACATCTCTTTTTTCTGCTATAAATAATCGCATAATCTATCCTCCGAGATTAAAGGTTAAAATTGGTATAACTTTCTGTGCCTTGATTATGTCCACCAATCCGAAATAGCGGCGCAGACCCACACGCTTTCTATAGGCTATGGTTCGATGATAAAGCCGGAAAGATGTTTATTGACTCCGAAGTCTATGGACACTTTGGATTAGAAAAGATTCCTGAAAAAATGAAAAAGCTAAAGGGGCTTGATAAGCAGAAAATCTATTGTGACAACTCCGCGCCTGATAAAATCGCATATTGCCAGAAGCACGGACTTAACACCGTAGCCGCTCGCAAAGGGGCGGGAAGCATTGAGCATGGAATTGACTTTATCAGGAGTTGGGACGTTATTATCGACTCGTCTTGCGAGAACCTGATTTATGAGTTTAGCACCTATTCATATAAACGCGACAAGCAGACAAACGAGATAACATCCATCATTATCGACAAAAACAACCACGGGGCTGACAGTGTGCGCTATGCCTGTTCTGAGATGATCAGTGCCTCCCTTGGCGGTAACAATGAAACTTTTGCCGTAGCTTGCGGCGAGGTCATACCCAATTACGAGCCTGATTTTATGGAAAACTGCGATGATTACGGCGGCATGTTTGAGGATGGTTTCAGTAGTTCGGTTTCAGTCGCAAGTTTTGGATTATGCTAATTGCCGGGGTTGTCCCGGCTTTCGTATACCCCCTTCATGCTTCGGTGTGTCGGGGCATTTTCTTCTCAAGGGCTATTCACAGAGTTACCGTTTAGGATTAAAGTATGATTTAAAATATCAATATCGAACTTACGAGGTGGTATATGCTGAAAAGAGTTGTTTTGCTTGTCGTCTGTTTAATGGTGGGACTTGTTGGGTGTGCTCATAAGCATAAGAAGCCCGTTATTGAAAATAATTGTTATAAAAGTCTTCAACACACATTCCAAGTAGAACCTCCTGAAGGATGGGATGTTTCCTTTAATCGCCCAGAATGGTTCCCTTCTTTTCTTATTCCTAACAATTCCCGCTATACAGAAAGAGCTTATTTTTCCAACCAAACAGCAAAATCATGCATAATGATTGAGAGTAAAAGATTAACTTGGGCTAAACAAAATATTCACCCAGCAGTGATAACATATACTACAGGAGGCGTAGACAAAGCACAGGACGTATGCAAAGCCACATACCGCGAGATTGAGCGGAGGCTAAGAGCTGAGGGGATGATTGACAGCTACGACTATTACTGCAATCGAATACAACCCGGCAGAAAGTGCTACATCGATTACAATTGCCTTGAATCAACAATGGAGGCTGTATATACAAAAAACAAAAACTACATAATGGTACAAAAGGAATATATAGCAGGAGAGAGACTTGAAAATTTGCAAAGTAAAGTTGATACAGGATGGAGGATTTATTATGTCTTATACACACCAATAAAATACAAAAAAGCTGGTGAAAAGGCCCTCCAATACGTTATCGATTCAACTACCGAGCTTAATCACGAATAATTTGTCATAATGCAAAAAAATTCTCAACCTCAGTCCGGGTGTAAAAAATCAATTGGTGGGTGTAAGCCTGTTTGGCTGGCTCTACCTCAAAGAAAGGTGTAAATAGGGTGTAAAAACACCTTAAATGAGAAAAGGGTTTATAAGAATCTTTACTAAAATTCTCATAAACCCCTGTCTTTGCTGGTACCCAGAGCGGGACTTGAACCCGCACAGCCGTAAAGCCGAGGGATTTTAAGTCCCTTGCGTCTACCAATTCCGCCATCCGGGCATGGAAGAAATGTTTGATATACTTTGTCGTCTACTTAGTCAAGTATATTGGCATTATATTATAGATTTTTTTTAATGTCGAGATAGTTTCTGTACAGTCTTTTGCTGATTCGTGAGAACTTATCAAGGTCGGAAACAATTTCCAGACCGGGTATAATTGCTCTTGTTACCGGAATATCCAGATCTTTGCGGGTCAGATCGACATAATGCGGGAAGAAGTTATTGGCGGTCAATGTTTTTTCTATAACCATTACATCTCCCTCTGCACTTCCAGTTGAAAGGTCTGGTAAATCTTCCAGTTTGCGTGTCGGCAGGCCTTTCGGAGCTTCTGATGTAGGAGGGCCGGGGAAGGGGTAGGGTACTTCTGTAAGCGCAGAAAGCAATGCTCTTCTGCCATTTAAAGAACAGCCGCCGCCTTTATTGATATCCCCATGTTTACCTACCGCAAAAGCCTTATAGCAGGGTATACCAAATTCCGAGGTCATATCCTGAAACCAGACATTGATTCCGCAGGCTTTAAGATCATCAAGGTGCTTTTGAACCTCGGGGTCACTTGTTTCTATGGTGAAGCATTTCTTTTTGTCAAATGGCACTGTGGAATCAGAATCTCTTTCCAATACCTCCAGCAACGCACTAAGTTGTGCTTCTGCAAAAGTGTTTCCTGATGCAAGGCCTGTTGAACTTAAGCCGCTGAACAGGTTTTGTTCATCAAGGTTGCAGAACAAAAAGACATGCTGCACCG harbors:
- a CDS encoding DNA topoisomerase — protein: MRLFIAEKRDVALAISTAMGGPEKPTGAAFHVNGDCITWLWGHILRLTDPEEHDERYKLWDLNSLPMKWPVTYAPESKHADHLKKIIDLAHQADELVNAGDPDPEGQRLVDEVIEFAGLLEKPTKRLLINDNNGSAILKALENMDNNSKFHGLSMSALARAVCDQRYGYNLTRCYSLLAQRKGYEGVLSVGRVQTPILGLVVARDRAHEAHEKQGYHTIKALIDMQNGISISADYTPKEGDPIDDKNRIIDAVFARKIVNEVQGKPATVLTVETAERKNTSPLPYNLLALQADAAGIWNYKPKKVLEITQRLRDQHKAITYNRSDCRYLNNDRHAEAPELLQALKPAFGDMAEHATPTLKSKAFNSKKVTAHHAIIPTMNVPDLDKLGQDERRIYELIAKLYIAQFYPPAEFMATKLELEIAGHNFKAEGRLNSSSGWRVLSDQDLRDFENAEKQPELHKLQRSDSGTVETAESVKGFTKPPARYSMKTLLKDLTAVSKYVTDPEIKKLLLDKDSDKQDESGGIGTPATRDSHIDTLFRRSFLAEKGKHIISTNIGRSFHDALPDFAVKPDMTALWHEKQKKIEAGELDYRQLIDEVDKSVADEIDRVKTNGLNINIKSSAIQCPKCGNGFLRSRKGPKGKFWGCSAYPECKATFPNKAGKPDLKAKPTQKLKASEEYKCPDCGKGLIRRPAKRKGLFWWSCSGFPECKFRCFDEKGKPKFEN
- a CDS encoding terminase large subunit, which produces MRNSGADPHAFYRLWFDDKAGKMFIDSEVYGHFGLEKIPEKMKKLKGLDKQKIYCDNSAPDKIAYCQKHGLNTVAARKGAGSIEHGIDFIRSWDVIIDSSCENLIYEFSTYSYKRDKQTNEITSIIIDKNNHGADSVRYACSEMISASLGGNNETFAVACGEVIPNYEPDFMENCDDYGGMFEDGFSSSVSVASFGLC